Part of the Vigna unguiculata cultivar IT97K-499-35 chromosome 3, ASM411807v1, whole genome shotgun sequence genome, aatacAAGTTAAAGATAGACttattttagcaaaacaaatGTAAAGTGTCTTGTGCACAAAAGTGggtaaaaaaaaactacttctgttatttgatattaaaaagtgacaaaaaaaaacgttacttttaattatatctcacttttttattttccacttatgtataacaagaaaaaaaaaatgtaataaaaaactGATTTTGTTAAAAGTATCTCTCATACcattatgttattaatttaagtaattaatacatttttagaagaaaatactattttattagaAGAGTCTtgtatgtttatatataaaaaactaaaggaCTAAAATCATATCTTACATtactttgaaattaatttaaaattaaaataatgttcataaaaaataattaataaatatatgaataactTTTCAACTGTacaattacttaattttaatttatttacattttagaagGTGATaactttaagtaaattttatatcatttagTACATCTTTCCACTCTAtttcatctttctttcttttcctttttcttgctcacactgttattatttttatttttctgtcacATCCTAAGTTGTTGAATGACTTCATGAAAGCTAATGAGAAAATTGGAATGAGTCGTGAAATGAAATATACTGgttttatatacaaaaaattattgcGTTACATAATAATTAACGAGATAATTTGATATACAGGGGGGAAAGGAGATGCTATAAGGAGAGGATGGTATCCATTATTACAAACTGGGAATAAAACTTCCCCAAAGCACAACATCAATGGACATTGCGATTAATCAATCCTTCAAATACATTGTACAGATCATTGTTTTCAGGCCCAAAAATTTCATCAGCTTTCCGTAGTGTCTCCTATCATGTTTTACACACAGATATCGATCAATAAACTGAAAGTTGAGAGAAAGGAGACAAGGCAGGAGAGAATACctcttttgtttgtttatggGCGTTTAATTCTTTAACATTTGCCAAGAATGCACCAAATTGTTCATAAGACAAACGGTTCCTAACAACAACAAACGGCAGATCAAATACATCTGTTTATCACAAAAAAGTGACATGTTTCCATAATTTTCAATGCATCTAAGACCTCTCACCTGACTTGGCGAAAGAACTCTTTTCCATCCACCCGTGTTCGTCCTATAACAGCCAGTAAGAAAAAATACAATATGATCattcaaacaacaaaaaattgcGACCAAATGAAAACATTCTTAAATACAATGTATTTGCACGAGTGCTCCGGTACTTACCGGTTTGTGATCCTGTTCCTGCATCAGAGGTTGATATTGAGGCTTGAGTTAAGGAAGTGGAGGAAAACACCGAAGACCTATCATCAAACATGCCTCTTGTGGTTGAAAAGGAAACTGAATGTCGCCTTGGAGAtacaggtttggatgttctcgTAGGTGATACTGATGCAGACAGACTAGGAGGGGAACCAGGGGGAGTAATCCGAGGGGTGGAACCTTGAGATGCTAAGAGAAGGTTCTGAGGTACTCTAGGTCTTGGTGCTGCTATAGTGGAATGGAAAACAATACAAGGAAGGTCAGGGTAGATATGCAAAACAGACACCATATTTTATGGTCTTCGACTCTCTGTTAATGCAGAATTAGATGCATGCCTATCCATCCATTCCTTCATAAATGATAGTACTTACCATCAGATTCAGGTTCTTCGACCAAAGAATTTCCTGTTGAAGAAGATATAGACGGTGCCAATGGTGCGTCATTGTCTGCAGTAAAATGAGAATTTCTCAAAACTGATGCAGCTGAAAGAGCTTAACCATGAGGAGAATAAAAAGGTTTACTTCCATTCATCTCCTTATGACACTATTGGTCTCTCTCTCCCTCCTCCCAAATAGAAGCTAAAATGTTTTCACTAATGTTCTCTCCGACAAATTTGAGATTTTCATTCGGGtcaaattgattaaaatcaTTACATTGGTTTACTTACATCTTAGCATTGGATTGTCAGCAAATGTCAAGAATAGCAACTCCTATGGAAGATTTATGACAATGTGCGTAGGAAATGGTGGATCACTGTACAGGGAAACTTGTACCATTTTCTCTCAAGACATGGAAATAGAGAGGATCCAAATCCAAACAGTTTATGCATAACCATCATTACCATTATTACGAGATTAAACCACTGGAAACACTATATCTGCCAGTGTACACATCGAAGTGATAAGATACTGAACTCATATTTGAAAGGGTAAAAATGTATATGCCTTAAACGATGTCTTAGGCCAGCAATTTTCTGAAGTGCACGGCGATTTCTTCATATGGTCGTTACGAAAAAGGAAATGAGTTTGGATGTGAGAATTTGATGTTGCTAGATTGCCAATAAGTCTATACTACCACATAGAAGTAAGACCCAACACGCTAAAACTCATTACAtgagtaaaattaattaaggttTAAATCCTCATTTGATGTCTACactcacaaaaaaaattatgttttattttacattagGGAACTACATCTTTTCGTTTTCACAAAGGGCACCAAGAATGaacaaaaatgtaaattataCAGGTGGATAGCATACGAGTTGAAAATACCTCCAAACTGTGACGTggaagtaaaatttgattggtTCTGTATTTTAGCAACAATGTCTGGAGCTCCTCCctgtgccaaaaaccagtaaaTGCCAAGTGTTCCGTAAGTACCATTGTAACATAAACAACTcatacattaaaattataacgAGTACAACTGAGAAAAACATGATGAATGAATTGAATAGGCCAAATTAGTCTATGAAACAGAACACCAAACTCTCCTtatcaaattgaaactaaaaaactaaCCAACACAACTTACAGAATTATCATCCTCTTCCTGAAGTGATTGCATAAGCGTCTTTCTGAAAACCTCTAACTGCATACACACACATCTCCAAAAGTCACCCACCATCCACACATTAACACAACAATTCAAAAAGCAATTCAACTTAACGAGATTACAATTCCGCCCAGCCAAAAATACGTTATAATCGAAATTGAGTCTGTATAGGAACTAAATCCATTAAAATGCACCTTGGAGACATCTCGATTGAGCTTTTTGACAGTGTTGGAAAGCGAAGCATTCTCCTGCAGTAAGCTCTCCTGTAACCTCAACCATCAAAAACCAAGTTAATAAGCACGTGCGCGCGTGAAAGAATTTGTCGAAGAGAGGGAGAGGGTTGGAACCTTATCTTGTTCGGCGAGGAGGAGTTTGTCGGCGGTTTCGGACAGGGAGGCATCGAGGGAGTCGATTTGAGACTGAAGGTCGGCGATGAGGTTGTCTTTGTCGGCGATCTGAGTGCGAAGTGTGGACAGCTCTGATTCGAGGGCGTTGACACGTGTCGACAGAGCAATGGAAGTTATTTTGCGAGCCACATCGAGCTGGTGGAAGGGATCGGACGGTAGCACTTGCATCATCTCCTCGGGAAGGTCGAAGTTTGCACTACCACCCGATTCCGCCGCCATAGCGGGTGTTACCTTACCCcctttgtttctgtttttaatattaatattactattgtatgtttttgtttttcttggttttggttctttttgtttattttgtttgttgtgtgtgtCTGATATGATATGGTGCGTGCCATGAGAACACAGAGGAGACGCATGGATGGGGCGTTCTAAttctaaatacttttttaatttattttatttaacaattaataatttaatatttttggttACAAAATATGTGGTTTTACAAGGTTGGAGGATGGATAGGATTGGGACAAGAGACAAAAGATACAAAATGCCAAATCCTTATTTCATCATTAACGTCCACAATGGAGCGGAATGGGATTTGGGaatgaaaaaaattaggaagtaaataaaataaaaagtataaattagcaagaatttcattataatttttctttcataaactTTTCTGTGCGTCTAGGTGACATTATCTTGttgtttaattcaaatttaaatatattttttgtattgaatttaaatacttaaaatagtGAAGGATAACACTCACGAGAAAGAAGAAACTacaattaagaaagaaaataaggtTTATTTTCGTCTTGATCATTGTGTGGATCTTGTTAATTTTTAGAGGATGTCcaacattaataattaaacctaaGAGGCTTGAAATATTGTCCACAAAGTCCACTAAAGTTAAGTTGCACTACTTCATATGAATTTGTTGGTTGTGcttaattaaaagttttgtaTATTACTTTGATAAGTTTTAGTTGATGAATTTAATAGGACTtcataaaaaatcacatataaaattgttggaagtttcacatcgactagagataaggtcatTCACAATATATAGATGGGTGCAATAATCGCTTTACAAATcggttttgtgaggttgaattaggcttaaagtccacttctaacaAGAATAAGATTTAATGAAAACAATCTCAagaaatttttctttaaaatttgattacatCGTATGAATATTGAATAATCTTCATCTACAAGtctaaaaatagaaagagtaaaagaatCAAAGTATGTGTATTTAACATAAGACTCCATTGTCGGGATGAACATTTTTCGAGAACTCAACATTAAATGACGTTGGTTCTTGACAGTTGAAAAACACACATTTGTCAAatgaaaattatgattaaacaaaaaatattaataatgtgtAAACAATAGTAAACACGATCAAGACATGATTGGACTTCTGCTAATTCATGaacaatacaaaatttatgagatcaatttataaatagaagTGAGCTGTAAGATAAGATTTTTATATTCCTTCATAACTTTAATATCGTCTGTCCAAAAAACATGTAAGCGTCAAAGTATTTTCTACATATATTTTCCTCTacct contains:
- the LOC114176178 gene encoding uncharacterized protein At4g15545 isoform X1, with the protein product MAAESGGSANFDLPEEMMQVLPSDPFHQLDVARKITSIALSTRVNALESELSTLRTQIADKDNLIADLQSQIDSLDASLSETADKLLLAEQDKESLLQENASLSNTVKKLNRDVSKLEVFRKTLMQSLQEEDDNSGGAPDIVAKIQNQSNFTSTSQFGDNDAPLAPSISSSTGNSLVEEPESDAAPRPRVPQNLLLASQGSTPRITPPGSPPSLSASVSPTRTSKPVSPRRHSVSFSTTRGMFDDRSSVFSSTSLTQASISTSDAGTGSQTGRTRVDGKEFFRQVRNRLSYEQFGAFLANVKELNAHKQTKEETLRKADEIFGPENNDLYNVFEGLINRNVH
- the LOC114176178 gene encoding uncharacterized protein At4g15545 isoform X2; amino-acid sequence: MAAESGGSANFDLPEEMMQVLPSDPFHQLDVARKITSIALSTRVNALESELSTLRTQIADKDNLIADLQSQIDSLDASLSETADKLLLAEQDKESLLQENASLSNTVKKLNRDVSKLEVFRKTLMQSLQEEDDNSGGAPDIVAKIQNQSNFTSTSQFGDNDAPLAPSISSSTGNSLVEEPESDAPRPRVPQNLLLASQGSTPRITPPGSPPSLSASVSPTRTSKPVSPRRHSVSFSTTRGMFDDRSSVFSSTSLTQASISTSDAGTGSQTGRTRVDGKEFFRQVRNRLSYEQFGAFLANVKELNAHKQTKEETLRKADEIFGPENNDLYNVFEGLINRNVH